The genomic window CTCCTTAATTGTATTGactgttttcatatatatatttcttcagtAGCCTATAAAGCACATAGCAGTGCGCCACACTTTCAGATACTTGCTCATGTTTTAAGCCTTTATAGTTTCAAACTAATGTGAACATTAGTTTACACTTGTATTTTCACTGCATTTGTTCACTTTCCCCCAGTTTACATttactatgtgtgtgtgaatttagAACAGGTAACAAGAAGCGTGGGCTGTGTTTAAGACAGATTTACAGAAGACCATGTCAGCCCTCTTGGAAATACTCTATTTGAAagcttattatatttaaaaaacgtAAATCATTCTCTTTAGGCTAAATCTTAAAAGATGTGGTCGATTTAACTTACCAGTTTTCCACATTAACCATAGCAAAACATCTGATGGAGATTACAGAATAAATCGAGTTTACTTCTTAAGGCTTGGAGATTTTCAAGTTCTACTCTATAATTAAGTGAAGTAGGAGAAATAGGACTCCTTCAGTATCTGATTTACAGAGTTTCAAAACCCAAGTACCTGTTTGCTCAGCATCACGTTGTGTTAGGGGTTTCGTCTCATAGATGCTTTAATTCTCATGCGTTGTAGGCTATtgcatttaacttttttcttaggTACATTCTGGTGTATGCTGGCACTTTGAGCATCTCTGAACCCTTCCTTGAACAGGAGGGGGAGATTTTAAGTCTGTTTTAAATAGGTTGTAAAAGGTGCAGCTGCAAATTAAACTTTACCTTGAGGtgtttcctgccatatcaataaatcACAAGAGGTAGATATTGGGGAAATAGCCACAAACCTCACACCACTGGACTGACCAGATGTCTGCCCTGGACTTGTTCTTTTCTAGTTTTGGGGCTTGGTTTGGACGTTCACAGTCAGAGATGGAGGCAAaggtaagatttttctttttaactcatgAGAGGGAAAAAGGtacattttcacttttagaaGTCTTAGTGTCTAATTTCATGATGGAATAGACCAAAGGGATACATCAGAAAGCTATAAGTAAAGCACCATGGGGTGCATGGCTAGTCAGCTTCAGTCCCAGGCACTGAGAGCCCACAGGTTAGGGGCCAGAGAGGGAGGGACCAGAGAACATCATCCTCAGTAACCCCCGTGCTTCTTGGCAGGCATTTCTAACTTGGAATCAGTCAGTTCATTACGGCAGGTTGAAAGGTCCAGGATGATAGGCAGTGGCTCTTCATTGCTTCCTGCATGTCATCTAAAAATGATTATTATTAGCCTCTGCCCCTAGTTTATCTTGGGCTGTCACCTCAGACTAATTGTCAGTGCCAACCTTGTGTGCAACAAGTACTTCAGAACAAGTGTGCACTCATGGGCGTGGACCAGTCTTATATCCTCTTTGGCCCGCAGGCATCCTAATTAGGAGAAGGTATTCAGTAGATACACAGTAAAAAGGTTAGTTGATTGACTGTTTGAAGGTTTCTCTTGAGGCTGAACCCGTGTGCTGTCTAGCCTGCAGTCTCCATTTTTCGTAGCTGGCATCCACACAGGATCCCGAGTCTTGGTCCTCTCATCCAGTCTATGCAAGGTACTGGCAGCATTACCATCAAGCCATGGCGTGGATGCACAGCCACCAGATTGCCTATCAGAAGGCGGTGGACTCAGTCGTCACTTCCCCGTGGTACTGCCCAGCCACTGGCCTTGCCCAGAGTGCTGCTGCCGAGGGTGGCAGAAGCTCCAAGCTTCCCTCAGCCTCTGGGGACGCCTCCCGCGGGTGTTCACGTCCCGGCAAGCCGGGACCACAACAATGCAGCACAGAAAAGCCAGCCCAGGTCGCAGAGGACAACGAGAGCGAGTCCGACAACGAGAGTGAGTCGGACGACGGCGGCATAGTGTGCGACCTGAGCAACATGGTGATCACGGACGAGCTGCGCCAGTACTTCGCGCAGACCGAGCGGCACCGGGAGGAGCTCCGTAAGTACAGCCCGCTCCGCCTCAGgcctttcttcctgccctcatgtACGAACTTCTGACCCCTTGCTTGGGTCCAGGTAATATTCAAACCCAATCCTAAGTCTGGAAAAGCTCTCGTGATGCGGTACCTCACTTACATTAGTTTTCCAGAGTTGTTTCAATAtaggactttttttaaaaaaaaattcttgtggtagtggtggtggtggtttagtggctggctcagtcatgtccaactctgcaagcccatggactgtggcctgccaggctcctctgtccatgggattctgcaggcaagaatactggagtgggttgccatgccctcctccaggggatcttcccaacccagggatcaaacccaggtctcctgcattgtaggctgattctttaccatctgaaccaccagggaagcccattacaacCAGTAGGCAGTCTCAATATTGTTTTTATTGCATTctaatcatatatattttacttagaaTTTTCTAGTAAACAGAGGCATAGAAACCTGGGGATGTATGATTTTCATTTACATCTTGATTGATCTGTATTTTCCTAATGTTGGGTGGGCATTTACTGATGCCCCCTGAGTGCATGGAACTGAGCAGTGGGCTGTGTGTAAAGCCCCATGGCTTTTAGTGTCTGCCTGTGGTTCTCACTAAACTACTCATTCAGTTGTTTTACTTCCCTTCTTTTGATtaaactgttttcttctttttgcataTCAGAAAGTACATCCAAAcaagtctttttaaaactttctactACACACAGAATACATGTCTTTCCAtgattttcagaaatatattttaccttttttcaaaatacattggAAATAACCATTAGtctaatttaaaagtatataaacgGATGAGGGAGGGTCATCACTGGAGCATGTCCACTTGTGTTTGGAATGCTGTTACAggcttttgaaaaagaaaatatgaggaaGCCAGTGCTTATTTCTCTTGTCCTTACCCAAGGCAGAATAACATGCTTTTCCTGCCAGAAAGAGTACTACTTTTGTGATAGAAGTTGTAATTAAGGATGGGAGCAAAACCCCGCCATCTAAAAGGCCATTTTGAATCACCtgctaatttaaaataaacctgAAATATCATCTATACCCAAGTGAGGAGTTAGGAGTTTATGAATGAGTGTAGGAGACAAGAGCATCTGCCCTGGAAGCATTGTCAGGTCCCCGGGAGGCATGAGAGTTGTCTGGCGAGGGTGAGAACAGGCTTTGGTGTCAGAATTGAATCTTCTCACGAAAGACATGGTCTCTCTGAGAAGCAGCTGCCAGGGCCTGATGCTGCCCCTCCAAAAATAATGGGCATGGCTTCACCAGCGCTAGGTTTCCCACCAGCTCTTTCAGTGGTGTACAGGATCAATATGTGTTCCTCGGAGCAGTCATGAATGATGGCACTCACATGTAAGTAATTGGAATGCCCACAGTGCTTTCCAATCCATTACCTCTGCTAGAAATGCTCACGGAGGTTCAGTTAGACACACAGCTGGGAGATGtttgaataaagaaatgaggGACCTGCATCGTGTGAATACTTGGTTGACGTTGTTTTGCTCTTCGAGCCACCAGAAGCTATTTATTCAATCAGGGCAAACCCAGCCTTGCACATGAATCATTTAGAGAACATAGATTGTATCAAATACTACTAGCAAGCGAAAACGTAGATAAATTTGAAAGATTTAGCTTTTTCCGGATTACTCACCTCCACAAGAACTTACACATTTTACAGTTTAGTGTCATCTGAGTCTCATTTAATGTTTTCTTGGGATAAAATCCTTTAGCATGGACAGCGTGTTCTTGTTTGTGATTACTGTTCTTCCAGAGACTCTCTAATTTCACATATTTccatgataaaaattttttaaaaattaactaggATAAATAAAGAACTCCTCTTGTGCAGGGGTAACAGGCATGCTTTTGATGGTTATATATCACGTTTCCTTAATggatatttctgttatttaaaacttCACTGGTAATATTACTTAGGGAAAATTAGATGGTTGTGAAGTTTTAAAAGGTTGACTGTGTTGTCAGGTATTTCTTAGGAAAAATAACTGTTAGGTTAATAAAGGCATCATTTTTAGTCATAAATAACCATGAGCTGAGACTGTGATGTCCTCATTCTAATACTTAGAGAAGGAGGCCCCCCAAAACAAACACCACTGTTGTCTCACCAAGAACCAGTCCGATATTTTGGGGGCAGATGTCAGGCGCAAACAGGGACATTGTCTCAAGGAGCATAAACCAGTGTGGGAAGGGAAGAcaaaaatcaagtttaaaaagaTAGTAGAAGAGCTCTCTGGGGTGCGGGTCATGGGTAGCTTTGCAAATGAGGGGAAGAGCCAGTGGGCTCAGCTGTCAGAGGAGTTCCACCAGGTGATTGTGGAGAAACGGAGTGTGCACTCGGCTTTGAGGTACTGGATCCGTGTGcagtgagagggagagaaaggggtaAGTGCACACCTGTGCAGCACTCCAAGTGCTGTTCTTACCGAAGGGCCCAGATGTGGTTCGTGTACGTGTGATGGGCTCGTCTGCTCCACTCTTGGGTACCCacacccactccccacccacTACCCCGAGCAGGAAGGTGTAGACTCTAGGCTTCCTAGTGAGCCTTCAGTCAGTCTGCTGGAACCCCAGCCCACTGTCTCTGGAAAACCCGGAGGATAGAGCGAAGTCTGCAGCCCGGTGTTCAGTGGGCCACCCTGGTTTCACCAGTGAGGTTCAAGTATAGGAGCAAGCTGATGGAGTACAACTCCGCCATGCGTGCCTCATCTAGTCCAGATACTCAGATGGGCATCAGCCAGTCTGTGAGAGGACATGTGTGAATGACCACAGGGAAACGGAAGGGAGGGCTGGAAATGCACTTCCATTCTAAAACTAAGCTGCCCAGCTAGCTCAGTTGGTCGAGCATGAGACTCTTATTCTAAAAGTAAACATGGAGATTGCCCGTGGACTTCGGGATTACATTTGTCATGGAGTCAGGGATGCGGGCTGAGGAGGGAAGAAGACCCATCAGAAATGGCTCCAGCTCTTGGCAAGTACCTGTGTTCTGGGTGTGCTGCTGACGAGCCAGAAACAAGGCATTAGTGATATAAATCAAGTCTGTGCTTTCGCTCAGTTGTGCTGAGGTCATTAATCCTGGCAACACAGCAGAGAATATAACCAGACATGCTAATCCtagaaaaatgggggaaaatcACATTCTTTAACACTCATTTGTCTTAGTGCTTTGTCCTCCAAAATGTTCTGCCTTTGGGCTGATTATCTGTGGAATactgaataaatgttttcctGCTATGTCAGGGTCTCTGAAGTCCAAGTCACCTCCCATGATAGTTTTCTACTTTATAGACTTTAAGTCTACATTGGTAGCATCATGTGAATGTGTAGATTGAGGTGAAAATATCAAGGTTATATATCCTGAACCCAGATGGAGTCCAGTAGAGTTTCTCCCTGATGCTGTTTCTCCTGTTTTAACTCTATGTGCATGTTAAATTAACTCTGGAATTTGTTTCCTAGTACTGTTGTAACAGATTATACAAACTGTGTGATTTAAAACTACAGagtttattctctcacagttctggagcccagaaggACAAAGTCAAGGTGTCACCAGTGCCGCACCTCCAGAGGTTCTCTGGCCTGCTTCCTCTAGCTCCTGACAGCTCCTGGCTTTCACTGGCTTCTGGTAACAAGGGTGCTGTCTCTGCCGCTATTTTTCCATGGTTTCCCCTGTGTCTGTATGTGCCCTGCTCTGTCTCGCATAAGGATACTCTCATTGGATTTGGGATCCACCCTAATCCAAAATCATCTCAATCCTTAGTTACATCCCCAAAGTCCCTGAGCTTCTGAGGTTTTGGATAGCTGGAAATTTGTAGGCTGTTTACCCTGCTACAACCCTGTTTTAAAGGTGGACTCAAGAAAGATACTCCAGTTTGTTTTAAAGCAAGTTGCCTTGGGCAAATGCCCTGCACGAAAAAAGTGCTTAGTAACACTTGAGTCCCACAACTATTTTCAGGAAAAATGACTGACCTCTGCGTGACAAGGGCCAGTTATGTCTGAAGTGTGATGTTCAACTCCTCTGCTTGTCAGCCATCTGGTTGGCTGAGCCCTCACCTTGTtttgacagaaagaaaaatggccaGTGATTGACAATCCTTTCCTTCACTGGGACGGAGGAAGCAATAAATAGAACCCAGAGTAAGTGGATGCCCTCAAATGAGTATTGAATCCTGAGGTTtgcttggatccctgggtcagtgtGCACTAAAGTACTTTCATGTGCCACCTGTAGCCTCCAGTCCAGCCAGTCTGAACATGCTTGGTTTTAAGCTGACCAGGTTTCAAGTCTGTATTAATAGTCTAATGTTAGAACttgggtgtgtgtatgtaagtaAAGGTAAAGCAACTCAAATGTAAGGGAACAAAATCAGACTACAACTCAGTAGTGCCTCTCCCCAGGGAGATTCAGAGGCCCTCTGGGAGAGGCTCTGCCCAGGGCCTTTTGAGAGTTGAGCATCTGTTTCTCTATCACTGGATTGTCATTTTTCTCCAACAGCATCTGGAAGGAACAGTTGTTTACAAAGAATAATGTATGGCCTTTGCCCGAGCTTTCTGTTGACAACCATTTCTGACCACCTGCTTTGGGTCAGGCATTGCAGCCCCCCCCCCAGGGCTGGGGAGATGAGGTGAGTAAAGGCCAAAGTGCCCACCCCAGGGTGGACTGCCACAGGTAGGCCTCTGGTGCCTAGGGACCTGcttcctgtctctctgctctATGTTTGAGGGCAACTACCCACTGTgcaggcttcctaggtgacactggtggtaaggaatccaccttaccagtgcaggagacataggagacgtgggttcaatccctgggtcaggaagatcgcctggagaaggaaatggcaacccactccagtgttcttgcctggagaatcccatggacagaggagcctggtgggctacagtccctaggatcacaaagagtcagccacgactgaagcgacttagcactcacgaTGTCCATGAGATAGTTTTTGTCAGAAGGGCAGCAGAAGAAGCATCATAATAGTCATGGTAAGttataaggaaaacaaataaagatGCAAAAGTAAAAAGGTTAAATTCACATTTCTGACGGCAGAGAGCAACACTAAAGACAGCAAAGGTTccagtgttttttaaaacttgtaaatACAGAGACTGATTTCAACAGGAAGTTCAACATCTGTTGTGTCACTAAACCTGTTGGTGAGAATGATGGTAGTCTTAGGACAGGCTTGAGAGTGAAAGGCCCAGGGTCTGGGAACTACTGCCCTCCATGTGCGCAGGCTCTGAGGGACTGTATGAAACTGTTTTCTCAGGGCCTGAGGACTATTAAAATGTCCTAGGCTGTCATAGGCAGCAGGGGGACTCTGGTATTCCTGGCTTGGGTGGAGATGCCAAGCCTTCAGAAGAGAAGTCCCTGGCcatgatggggggagggggggttagAATTGAAACACCCGTATACCCATATGAGAATTGAACATCTTAAATCCTGAAGTTTCAGATTTGCCAGAAAGACCAGAAATGAGACACAAATGCCTGTCGACCTCCCATTCATTTGTACATCAGGCCAATATTTTGGTTTAGTTCTGCCTTTTACACTAGGTCAATTCTATCTTTTGTATGGATAAGGTAACAGTTATATTGTATTTCTTTTGCTTGACAGTCATTTGGATTATCCACATACTACCTCCTTGTATAAAAATAAGCTGTAGGTATGCTAAGACAGAAATGGCCACATGCATTTTTAACATTTCCAAGCTTATAAAACTCCTCTCCAGCTCCACGGTGTGATTTATAAATGAGTGAGATTTGTGAGTGTCTGTACCTAGCCACATAAATAGCATAGGCACATAAATATCTTGCCATTCACTTGATGTGCTCATTCTTGTGTTCCCTTCCATACTGagctttcattcattctttttttttaaccaaggacAAAATGATTTATATCATTGTTTTATTCCCTACAGCCATCTTCAGTCCTTACTAAGTAGCATTTCTCTTGGTAGCAGCAGTGTCTACAAAGGTGTGCCTTCTCTGTTCTTGACAGTCACTTACAAAAATCTCTTAAGTTGGCTAGAATTTGCCTTAGGTTTTGTTGACATCTTTATGTTGTTTCTAGTTTACATaagaataaaagttataaaaaaaaaagaataaaagttataCTACTGGACTTGTTATGGTAAAAACAGAGAGGAGAGGATAACCTGAGTAAATATGTGTTGCTTTACAAGAATCCATTTAGATGAGATCAGAGCATATAACCCACTGTCATGAAGTTGAGCTTAAGCTGGCCTGGAGTGAAGGGACAAGCCCTGTCTATCCATAAGGCAGGCAGCTGGTAGGCTGCTGCAGGCAGCACAGAGGCCTTCCTGCCATCTGAAGAAGAATGCTTTCTTGGCCCTGTCCTACCTTTGGCCAGCCTTGAAGCCCATTCACCTTTCCTCACATGGTGTGATTTGTGTTGAGATGTGCGGGGATCATCGCTCATCCTCGAGTTATCTAGCTGCTAGCACTCACCCTTTCCCAGATGACCTCAAACCCATACCTCTTCCACAGAGGTGATTCTTTTACCCCCAGCAGCTTATTTGTGGTGGGAATTATTACTACCTATAGCCCTGGACTTGGCAGGGAGTGTTCCCTTTCCCAGCTGGTCAGGTCCGTCCAGTGTTTGAACCCACAGGAGTACCACTGGCTACGCCTCACGGGGCAGCTTGTGGGCAGCCGTGTGGACCCAGAGAGACCCAAGGGGCTgcatttttctcctctgtttttcaGGCCCATTGCTGAACATGGATACTTTGGGGTGCTGAGTGAGTGAGAGATGTGGTTCCTAAAGGAGATAGTGATCACCCCACATGGGTTATGCCTTAGAGTCTGAGAAGCTCCCAGCCAGTGGGTTAGGGCCAGGTGCCCTGGCAGTTAGAAAGGGAAGGCAAAGAGAAGCGAGTGCCAGCTGAGACGACCCGGCTCATGGAACATGTTGCTTGCTTCCCAGggcggcagcagcagctggaCGCAGCACGCCTGAAAGACTACGTGAATGCTGACCATGGCCTGTACTGTGACAAGCGTGGCCGCTCCGCGCTGCCCCCAGCCGAGCGACCTGGAGAGCGGCGCCGGGCTGAGATGCAGCGCCTATATGGGGCCAGTGCCACCAAGATCCAGGCTATGGAGACCGCCATGCAGCTCAGCTTTGACAAGCACTGCGACCGCAAGCAGCCCAAGTACTGGCCTGTCATCCCACTCAAGTTCTGAGCCCCTCCTGGGGGGACCccacctgcctctgcctctggttGCCTTTCATGGTCGCCTTCTCCCCCTCTCCTGTGGCTCTTCTCAGAGAAAGGGGGCTCGATGCTGACAACTGAGCACGTTCATCAAAGTCCCCCGGGGGCAGTGATAAGGCCAGCCACCTGGGAGTGGGCAGAACGCATCCTGTTGCAAGTGAGGTGTTCTTTCGGCATAAAACGATAATTTCACATCCATCCCGTTGGTTTTGAATGTCAGTGAGAGTGACCAGTTCATTCAAGTTCTTGGAGATCCTGCCTAGTCattatgtttctcttttcttctttctttaaccCAACTGAACTAGGCAAAGGTTTTCAGGGGCTCAGATGTCTTCCCCCCCCAACCCTAAGTCCTCTAGCCCAGATGCAAACCTGCTGGCCCAGCAGCACAGAGCTCATCCGAGTGTGTGTGCTGTCAAGGGCTGGAGTTCCTAGCTCGGGCTTTGAGGCTGCATGATCTGTGTCCCGACTCCTCAGTTCTGCCCTTGCAGGAGGAAGACAGCCAGAGATGGTGAGTAAAGGCCTGGGCATGGCTGCATGCCAATAAAACTATTGATGAAAACAGTCCAGGTTTGGCCTGTGGGTGGTAGCTTGCCAGCTCCTACTCTAAAGGAATGAGAATCCGTGTCTGATGTCCTTCTGGTTACCTGCTTGTCTCGACAGAGCTTGAAAGTCATCCAGAATTGAAAGCTGAGGACAGTGATTCCCAAACCTGCTCACCTCTGCAGTCTCCTTGGTGGTAGAAAAGGTGTCATTGAACTCTTACTACATAACAGCGAATACTGTTTTGATAAGAGAATATATTTCAGGGAACAAAAACCTAAAAATGGATGTTTCAGTCCATTTATAAAAGCCAGCTGCcttttaaataagttattttggTGCGTTGCCAGGGTGAACCGTGCTGACCTGCGAAGATTAGCACATCCATCAAAGGTTGGTGAAAAGATAGAGTATTGACATGTTTCTCCCTCAAAACACTTAGCTGCGCATTCAGCCCCTGCCCTGAAACAAATACATTACTTTTCCTCAGCCCCAGGTGCTTATTTTTCCAAGCTCACGTTTTATTACTGGAGTTATAGTTTGTGCTTGGGTATTGCAGACAAAAATCAGGATTAACTTCCCCTGTGGTGACACATGACCAAAATTTCAAATCTTTgccaattctctctctctctctctctctcttcctttgaaACCCATATgcctaaatagaaaataaatgtgacTGAGGCAGAAATACAAACTGAACTTCTAATTGTGGCAGTTTTCTTGGCAATTTAAGAGTGAAGTGTTTATCCTCCCAAAAGACACTCCTGCCTTCCCCCAGAGAAACCCC from Odocoileus virginianus isolate 20LAN1187 ecotype Illinois unplaced genomic scaffold, Ovbor_1.2 Unplaced_Scaffold_6, whole genome shotgun sequence includes these protein-coding regions:
- the GEMIN8 gene encoding gem-associated protein 8 isoform X1; this translates as MQSMKPGAMKEYETLLGRSISFIGYYKILRRVPCAIHFGAWFGRSQSEMEAKLASTQDPESWSSHPVYARYWQHYHQAMAWMHSHQIAYQKAVDSVVTSPWYCPATGLAQSAAAEGGRSSKLPSASGDASRGCSRPGKPGPQQCSTEKPAQVAEDNESESDNESESDDGGIVCDLSNMVITDELRQYFAQTERHREELRRQQQLDAARLKDYVNADHGLYCDKRGRSALPPAERPGERRRAEMQRLYGASATKIQAMETAMQLSFDKHCDRKQPKYWPVIPLKF
- the GEMIN8 gene encoding gem-associated protein 8 isoform X2, which encodes MQSMKPGAMKEYETLLGSFGAWFGRSQSEMEAKLASTQDPESWSSHPVYARYWQHYHQAMAWMHSHQIAYQKAVDSVVTSPWYCPATGLAQSAAAEGGRSSKLPSASGDASRGCSRPGKPGPQQCSTEKPAQVAEDNESESDNESESDDGGIVCDLSNMVITDELRQYFAQTERHREELRRQQQLDAARLKDYVNADHGLYCDKRGRSALPPAERPGERRRAEMQRLYGASATKIQAMETAMQLSFDKHCDRKQPKYWPVIPLKF
- the GEMIN8 gene encoding gem-associated protein 8 isoform X3, giving the protein MEAKLASTQDPESWSSHPVYARYWQHYHQAMAWMHSHQIAYQKAVDSVVTSPWYCPATGLAQSAAAEGGRSSKLPSASGDASRGCSRPGKPGPQQCSTEKPAQVAEDNESESDNESESDDGGIVCDLSNMVITDELRQYFAQTERHREELRRQQQLDAARLKDYVNADHGLYCDKRGRSALPPAERPGERRRAEMQRLYGASATKIQAMETAMQLSFDKHCDRKQPKYWPVIPLKF